TTTTGCCGATTTATGATCAATCCATTACCAAGCGTAGGCTTCTGGTGCAGGTTTTCCCGGACCCGGGAAAATCTCATCCAGCTTGGCAAGCACATCTTCACTTAATTTAACCTCAGGTACCCGCAGCGCATCCTCTAACTGTTCTAATGTACGTGGTCCGATAATTGGAGCCGTCACGGCCGGATGAGATAGCACCCAAGCCAGGGCAATCACGTCTTCCTTTTCGCCCAGCTCGCGGGACAACGCTGCAAATTGCTCCAGCTTCGCACGATTCTGCTCTACCTTTTCCTTGGCACGTGCGCTACGGGAACCAGTACCTGCTAATGCATTGCGTCCCAGCAGTCCGCCCGCCAACGGACTCCATGGAATCACACCCAGACCCAGCTCTTGAGCTGCCGGTAATACTTCAAGCTCAGCTGAGCGTTCGTTCAGGTTGTACAAATGCTGCTCCGATACCAGTCCCAGAAAACGCCGTGCCTTCGCTTCGGCCTGCGCCACCGCAATGTGCCAACCCGCAAAATTACTGGAACCGATATAGCCAACTTGTCCCCGATCCACCACGGACTCAAATACGCCCCATAGCTCATCCCATGACACGTTGCGGTCAATGTGATGCATTTGATATAGCTCTATATGGTCTGTTTGCAGACGTTTCAGCGACGAATCCAAATGACGGCGAATTTTGTATGCAGATAAGCCCGATCCTGCATTGGGCCCGTCATTTTCATTTTTCATGTCTCCATATACCTTGGTCGCCAATACGACCTTCTCGCGTCTTCCACCACCCTGTTGGAACCATCGTCCGATAATTTCTTCTGTCCAGCCTTTACGGTCATGGCCATATACATTAGCCGTATCAAAGAAGTTAATGCCCGCATCCAGCGCGGCATCCATAATTTTAAAAGCATCCTTTTCTTCAGTTTCCGGTCCGAAATTCATTGTGCCTAGACATAACCGACTAACCTTCAAGCCTGACTTTCCTAAGTATGAATATTCCATACTATCTCCCGCCTTTGCTTAAGGATTTTTTTAAATTCCGAAAAATTGCATAAAAAAGACCATACCCACTTCATTCACCAGAATAACCCCCTTTGAAACACCACAAAATGGATTTGAAAAGGTGGATAGCGCATGCAAAAAAGCCTCCGTACCATGCCGAAGCATTACATGCGGAGGCCACCCCTACATACTACACGCCGAATGTTAAGAAAGTGACTTTACGGCGGAGCCGCTCACCTCAGCCACCGTAACTCACTCTCTTTTTAACAATCAAGGAATTAATTTTGTTTCTTTCGCTCGCTCTGCCATTTTCTTCGTATGCTTGCTGAGCGGCTTCTTAAGTACTAATCCAAACAGGAAGCAAATTCCGATAAACACAAACAGCATCACTACATCTCGTGTTACCGTTGAAGGCAACATTCCTCCTACCGTTTCCCGTAGTAGACTAACCGCATAGGTGAACGGTACGAACGGATTCAGGGTCTGAAAGAAAGCTGTACTCGTCGCAATAGGAAATGTGCCCCCTGAACTGGAGAATTGGAGCACCAGCAGGATGACTGCCAGACCCTTCCCGATATTGCCGAACACCGAAACCAAAGTATAGGTCATGGCCGTAAACACTAGACTGATCAGCATAGAGGAGAGTACAAATGCTACTTTGGCATCCACATATGTTCCCAACAGGAACAAATCACCGAGAGATACGCTCAGCGCCTGAAAAATACCAATTGTAGAAAACGTCATGAGCCGTCCAAAATACACCTGGTAGCTTTTATATTGACCTTCCGGGTCATCCACATCTACCCTGAACATGGAGACCAGCAGCATCGCACCTACCCAAATCGATAATGTAGTGTAAAAAGGTGACATCGCAGAACCATAGTTAGGAATCGGGTATATCCGCTCCTGCTTCAGTGATACCGGACTACCGAGGAAATCACTTTCCTTTTTTACATCTCCCTTAAGCAACGCAATAGCTCTTCCGAGGGCATTTTCGCCCTTAAGCTTACGGATCGTGTCTGCTGCCTGACGTATGGAATCCTCGGCAGCAGGAAGATCGGTTCTGACAAAATTGGCTACCTGGTGTACCGCTTTTTCAGCTTCAGGAAATTTGTTTTCAATCAAATCCGCCATTTTAACAAACTGTTGTTCCGCTTTCGGCAAATCATTACGTACAAAGTCTGCCGCCTGATGAATTTTACTTTTAACCGTTGGCAAATCGTGCTTCACGAAGTCTGCTGCTTTGTTCACAGCATTCGTAAACTCGTCCATACGTCCCTGAATCGTCGTAGCGGCTTCATGCAGCTTTTGGCGATATTGTGGCAAGTCCTGCTGGATACGTGTTAGCTCTTGCTGGCCGAATTCAGCTGCGGCCTGTGCATCATTTAATAGCTTATCAATATTCGGGAGCTGCTCTTGAGCTGTGGTCAACACATTGGCAGAATTGCGGGCAACAGATTTGATTTGATCCAGCGCCTTTTGAATGGCAGGAGCATATTCCGTATCATAATTGTCCAAAATGCTGTCAATTCCGCTACTGATTTCTCCTGCAAGGCGGTCAGCATCATCCAGCAGATTTTGGGCAGGCTTCTCACCACGCTGAATAGCATCCCCAATGCTAGTGACCGTGCTATTCAATCGGCGGAAGCGATCCTCTACCCCGTTTACCCGGGAAATAAGTGAATTCAGTGCCTGGCTAGGCAAATATCCGTTCACACGGTTCAGCAGTTGAGAAATATGGTCCAGCACACCTACGGCAGTCGTGAGCCTACCGCTAATCCGATTCGCCGCAGCTTGTGCTGCTTTAGGATCAAAATCCACACCACGAATGATGCCTGTAATCTGTGAAACTTCATTCGCAATTTGTTGAACCAGCTGTAAATCTTCTTTAACTATGGTTCCGATCGAATCAAGCGCACCTTCGTTTTTATCCAGAAAGTCAAGTATACCAGTTGTAAAATCCTTGCCTGTATCGGCTATTTTCTGTACTTCCGGCAGTGCTGTCCGGGCAGCATTAATGACCTTTAGGGCCGTTTGCGTGTCCTCCAAGGCGGTAGCGAGTGCACTTTCTACCTTATTGAAATTCTGATCCAGCTCAACAATTCGGTCACCGGCTTTTTGAATATCGGGCAGTTTTTTTTGTATATCCAAAATAACTGCGGCCACCTTGTCCAGCTCAGGCAGGTTTTTGTCAATTTTAAGCACTAGGTCGCCAGCTCGGTTGATTTCAGGAATTTTTTCCTTCAATGCAATGATCTTTTGGCCCTGAGCCTTAATTTTCGGTAAATTCTGCTCCAGCTCCAATGCCTGCTTACCCAACCGATCGATATCAGGCAACCGATTATTCAGCTCCAACACCCGATTCTCAATGTTGCGAATCGTCGGCAACTCCTCTTCCAGCTTTACTCCGGCTTCCTTTAATTTCGTCAAAACCGCCTGGCTGGCCGTTTCAATAAAGTTTTGGCTAATTTGGTTTGTCAGAGAGGTTGCCCCTGAAGAAGTAATTTTCGGAGCGACCGCGTTGATTTTTTCATTCACAGCATAATCGATCTCCGGCTTCTGCGGATTTTCTGTAAGCACACTCGTAATTTTCTCTGAAAAATCTTTTGGGATCAGCAGGCTGGCATAATAATCACCGTTCAGTACCCCTTTTCGCGCTTCCGCTTCATTGACAAAAGTCCAACCCAGCTTCTTGTTATTTTCAAGGCTATGTATAACCTCGTCGCCGATATTAATCTTTTTACCATTTACCTCAGCACCCTGATCTTGGCTGGTTACTGCAATTTTAATACCTGATGTATTCGCATATGGGTCCCACATTGCTTTCAAATTCACCCATGCGTAGACGGAAGGCAAAAGAATGATGCCAATGACTAATAAAGTCCCGGTCGATACTTTGAATACATTTTTCCAGTCTGTTAAGTAGATTTGCCATATCTTCCGCAACCTCACCACTCCTCATATGTACATTAACCTATCGTCCAGTGTTGTATGCACACGTATTGTAAACGATTTGAGCGGCTGAAGCGAATGTAATAAACGAACTCCATTTGCAGGCATAGCCTCCATCAAATAAAAAGCACCCTATTTATTGATTTGGGGACTCCCCCCCCCATTTGTGAGACAGGGATCAAAACATTGGTTCTTCGCCATTTCGATACCACCTCATTCATGTTTGTAGCTGTGCCTTATTCTTTATTCCCAGTTGCTCCATAACCTCTCTTATCGAAACTCTTGCCAATCTCATTTCAATAGCTTTCATCTTTATTTCTAAGGATAACTCACTCTCGTTGCTAACGTAAAAACACCTCCAAGGTTATCTTCATATCTTACGACATGGCTTGATTCTCTTGAAGGTGTTTTGATTCGTCTCACGTTATGAGGGCAGTTCCTCTTAAGCTGAAGGCAGTACTTTCTTTAGTTTGCGTCTTAGTTTATATTTTGCCAGCAACATATAAAGAGACGGTACCACAAATAAAGTCAGAAGTGTAGAAAACAGCAAACTGCCAGTTACCGCGATTGGAATCATGCAGCCGACCACGTTGATCGGTTGCCTTTTAAGTTTTATTGAGTTATCGTCTCCCGTTAGCTTAATAATGCATTGCTATCAATTTGATACAATATGCTGATCATTTTGATGCGCATCTTCATTAAAGTAATGTTCAAACTGTTTTTCCATTTTATCGGCTACCAAGTTTGTGTAGCGTGAATGCACAATTGCTGTAATGACAAAATAAAGGGAAACTATTGTTAGAAAAAAATAAAGTATATTCATAGAAAAAACCCTCTCCAGAAGATAGATGGATCGAAGATTGTATGGTTCCATTTGACTTTATGTGAGCTGCATTTTTATTTTATAAAACTATTGGTCACTTTTTCTTACCAT
This window of the Paenibacillus polymyxa genome carries:
- a CDS encoding YhgE/Pip domain-containing protein — translated: MRKIWQIYLTDWKNVFKVSTGTLLVIGIILLPSVYAWVNLKAMWDPYANTSGIKIAVTSQDQGAEVNGKKINIGDEVIHSLENNKKLGWTFVNEAEARKGVLNGDYYASLLIPKDFSEKITSVLTENPQKPEIDYAVNEKINAVAPKITSSGATSLTNQISQNFIETASQAVLTKLKEAGVKLEEELPTIRNIENRVLELNNRLPDIDRLGKQALELEQNLPKIKAQGQKIIALKEKIPEINRAGDLVLKIDKNLPELDKVAAVILDIQKKLPDIQKAGDRIVELDQNFNKVESALATALEDTQTALKVINAARTALPEVQKIADTGKDFTTGILDFLDKNEGALDSIGTIVKEDLQLVQQIANEVSQITGIIRGVDFDPKAAQAAANRISGRLTTAVGVLDHISQLLNRVNGYLPSQALNSLISRVNGVEDRFRRLNSTVTSIGDAIQRGEKPAQNLLDDADRLAGEISSGIDSILDNYDTEYAPAIQKALDQIKSVARNSANVLTTAQEQLPNIDKLLNDAQAAAEFGQQELTRIQQDLPQYRQKLHEAATTIQGRMDEFTNAVNKAADFVKHDLPTVKSKIHQAADFVRNDLPKAEQQFVKMADLIENKFPEAEKAVHQVANFVRTDLPAAEDSIRQAADTIRKLKGENALGRAIALLKGDVKKESDFLGSPVSLKQERIYPIPNYGSAMSPFYTTLSIWVGAMLLVSMFRVDVDDPEGQYKSYQVYFGRLMTFSTIGIFQALSVSLGDLFLLGTYVDAKVAFVLSSMLISLVFTAMTYTLVSVFGNIGKGLAVILLVLQFSSSGGTFPIATSTAFFQTLNPFVPFTYAVSLLRETVGGMLPSTVTRDVVMLFVFIGICFLFGLVLKKPLSKHTKKMAERAKETKLIP
- a CDS encoding aldo/keto reductase; translated protein: MEYSYLGKSGLKVSRLCLGTMNFGPETEEKDAFKIMDAALDAGINFFDTANVYGHDRKGWTEEIIGRWFQQGGGRREKVVLATKVYGDMKNENDGPNAGSGLSAYKIRRHLDSSLKRLQTDHIELYQMHHIDRNVSWDELWGVFESVVDRGQVGYIGSSNFAGWHIAVAQAEAKARRFLGLVSEQHLYNLNERSAELEVLPAAQELGLGVIPWSPLAGGLLGRNALAGTGSRSARAKEKVEQNRAKLEQFAALSRELGEKEDVIALAWVLSHPAVTAPIIGPRTLEQLEDALRVPEVKLSEDVLAKLDEIFPGPGKPAPEAYAW